Proteins co-encoded in one Armatimonadota bacterium genomic window:
- a CDS encoding ABC transporter substrate-binding protein gives MGGFARLSVVVALVVAVAGPSLAAPGGTLEIKTLSLGFGVDPVFAPHIIAMEKGWFREAGFERVETKTFTAGALAGEALAAGQIQLWTPGNLPPISMRHNGLPIVVLGTNTLAYIDRLVVRADANVQRPADLYNIRIGLLEGSVASAVLYRIAEYYRLDVRRLQVVNLPPPEQLTSLINNNIQAFICWNPWPYLAQQRANVKILHTGTVSHFADDDGRKVQTSNTRSIFVVSEDFIRRSPNAARAMMRVLLRAQLYVSDPKNRDEVIATISRFLQQPVEQNRALWGDYVFDPRFDKKYWEDMKVYTDFLAKTGRIRNPVDPLEYTYTGYVEEFNPALVTLRGKWKP, from the coding sequence ATGGGCGGGTTCGCGAGGTTGAGTGTGGTGGTGGCCCTGGTGGTGGCGGTGGCCGGACCATCGTTGGCCGCGCCAGGTGGGACGCTGGAGATCAAGACGCTCTCCCTGGGATTCGGCGTGGACCCCGTATTTGCGCCGCATATCATCGCCATGGAGAAGGGATGGTTTCGTGAGGCCGGCTTCGAGCGGGTCGAGACCAAGACGTTCACCGCCGGCGCGCTCGCCGGCGAAGCGCTGGCGGCGGGGCAGATCCAGTTGTGGACGCCCGGCAACCTGCCCCCGATCAGCATGCGGCACAACGGGCTGCCGATCGTGGTCCTGGGCACCAATACCCTGGCCTACATCGACAGGCTGGTGGTACGGGCCGACGCCAACGTCCAGCGACCGGCCGACCTCTACAACATCCGCATCGGGCTCCTGGAGGGGTCGGTGGCTTCAGCTGTGCTCTATCGTATCGCTGAGTACTACCGGCTCGACGTGCGACGGTTGCAGGTCGTGAACCTGCCGCCGCCGGAGCAGCTCACGTCGCTGATCAACAACAACATTCAGGCGTTCATCTGCTGGAACCCCTGGCCGTACCTCGCGCAGCAGCGGGCCAACGTGAAGATCCTGCATACGGGGACCGTGAGCCACTTTGCCGACGACGACGGCCGCAAGGTCCAGACCTCCAACACCCGGTCCATCTTCGTGGTTTCCGAGGACTTCATCCGGCGGTCGCCCAACGCCGCCCGGGCCATGATGCGGGTGTTGCTGCGGGCCCAGCTGTACGTGTCGGACCCGAAGAACCGCGACGAGGTCATTGCGACCATCTCCAGGTTCCTGCAGCAGCCGGTAGAGCAGAACCGCGCGCTGTGGGGCGACTACGTCTTCGACCCCCGCTTCGACAAGAAGTACTGGGAGGACATGAAGGTCTACACGGATTTCCTGGCCAAGACCGGGCGCATCCGCAATCCGGTGGACCCCCTGGAGTACACCTACACCGGGTATGTGGAGGAGTTCAACCCGGCCCTGGTGACGCTGAGGGGGAAGTGGAAGCCGTAG
- a CDS encoding ABC transporter substrate-binding protein, protein MRVWLAIVLSGVVLATSAAAGPAQPQRGGTAVVALGSDPETLNLGITTSFPVGAVGASLYNGLIWVDPRGEIQPQLAASWTISPDGLQYTFQLRPNVKWHDGRPFTAADVKFTMEEVTGKYQGRFRRAFEQMDRITVVGPTTLVIRFKRPFAPFLRLLSVFDCPILPQHVYAGGDVLRHPRNMEPVGTGPFRFREWVRGDRIVLERNPDYVDPVYLDRLVFRVFPSPTLRVTALETGELDHISDFYLPKTDVDRLRRNPAIRVRIGQPIPSVGFFYMNTRRPPLNNVKVRQALAFAINRVQITQQAMAGLARPARGPFGDGFRWAWSPAADFNKLYPYSPERAAALLDEAGFPRGAGGERPIRLRLVYDAARAPLVAAAAIIQDNLRAVGVAVELVPVDAAVRIDRVYMRADFDLALETYTSSGDPAIGYHRIYATAPPRVPFVNASGYSNPAVDELLTRATEATSRAARAQAYAEVGKLLAADLPALMLFDEVGVDAARATLRGVWTGADARDRWDAVWIQK, encoded by the coding sequence ATGCGTGTGTGGTTGGCGATCGTGCTCTCGGGCGTGGTCCTGGCGACGAGCGCCGCCGCCGGGCCCGCCCAGCCCCAGCGTGGCGGCACGGCGGTCGTCGCGCTGGGCAGCGATCCGGAGACGCTGAACCTGGGCATCACCACCAGTTTCCCCGTGGGCGCCGTCGGCGCCAGCCTGTACAACGGCCTGATCTGGGTGGACCCGCGCGGCGAGATCCAGCCGCAGCTGGCGGCGTCGTGGACGATCTCGCCCGACGGGCTGCAGTACACGTTCCAGCTGCGGCCCAACGTGAAGTGGCACGACGGCCGGCCCTTCACCGCGGCAGACGTGAAGTTCACCATGGAGGAGGTCACCGGCAAGTACCAGGGGCGGTTCCGGCGCGCCTTCGAGCAGATGGACCGCATCACCGTCGTCGGGCCGACGACGCTGGTGATCCGGTTCAAACGACCGTTCGCCCCGTTCCTGCGGCTGCTGTCGGTGTTCGACTGCCCGATCCTGCCCCAGCACGTCTACGCCGGCGGTGACGTCCTGCGCCACCCGCGCAACATGGAGCCGGTGGGCACCGGCCCGTTCCGGTTCCGCGAGTGGGTGCGCGGCGACCGGATCGTCCTCGAGCGGAATCCGGACTACGTCGACCCCGTCTACCTCGACCGGCTGGTCTTCCGCGTCTTCCCCAGCCCCACGCTGCGCGTCACCGCGCTGGAGACCGGCGAGCTCGACCACATCTCCGACTTCTACCTGCCGAAGACCGACGTGGACCGCCTGCGGCGCAACCCCGCGATCCGCGTGCGTATCGGACAGCCGATTCCCTCGGTGGGGTTCTTCTACATGAACACCCGCCGCCCGCCCCTCAACAACGTGAAGGTGCGGCAGGCGCTGGCCTTCGCCATCAACCGGGTGCAGATCACCCAGCAGGCGATGGCCGGGTTGGCCCGCCCGGCGCGCGGGCCGTTCGGCGACGGGTTCCGGTGGGCGTGGTCGCCGGCGGCGGACTTCAACAAGCTCTACCCCTACAGCCCCGAGCGCGCAGCCGCGCTGCTGGACGAGGCGGGGTTCCCGCGGGGCGCGGGCGGCGAGCGGCCGATCCGCCTGCGGCTCGTCTACGACGCGGCACGGGCGCCGCTGGTGGCGGCGGCGGCCATCATCCAGGACAACCTCCGCGCGGTGGGCGTGGCGGTCGAGCTGGTGCCGGTGGACGCGGCGGTGCGCATCGACCGGGTCTACATGCGGGCCGACTTCGACCTGGCGCTGGAGACCTACACCAGCAGCGGCGACCCGGCCATCGGCTACCACCGCATCTACGCCACGGCACCCCCGCGCGTGCCGTTCGTGAACGCCAGCGGCTACAGCAACCCCGCCGTGGACGAGCTCCTGACCCGCGCCACCGAAGCGACGTCGCGCGCGGCGCGCGCGCAGGCGTACGCCGAGGTCGGCAAGCTCCTGGCCGCGGACCTGCCGGCGCTGATGCTCTTCGACGAGGTGGGGGTGGACGCGGCCCGGGCCACCCTGCGCGGGGTGTGGACGGGCGCCGACGCGCGCGACCGGTGGGACGCGGTGTGGATCCAGAAGTAG
- a CDS encoding Gfo/Idh/MocA family oxidoreductase has product MSTPIRFGVLSFAHYHAEFWAEAVANHPEARLAGVWDEDRSRGEAAAARHGTRYFAELNALLRECDAVGVTSETARHADLVEEAARAGVHILCEKPMAATLADCDRIQRAVEASGVVFMQNFPKRFDPVNLDLVARVRRGDLGHVVLVRIRHGHGRGHQPEFLRQWFVDPDLAGGGALLDEGVHAADFLLWLLGPPEQVTAVVSHRALGLRAEDTAAAIFTFPEGSLAEVVTSWSFAAAEQSIEVYGTEGTALLSGVDLASRDFACPPHLKVFRRGGTVGTWEPSPATTTFGGQRFHQSGPRHFIECLRGGRQPQLGVEEGRRAVEMVLAAYRAAASGRSESVVFARAPR; this is encoded by the coding sequence GTGAGCACGCCCATCAGGTTTGGTGTGCTCAGCTTTGCCCACTACCACGCCGAGTTCTGGGCGGAGGCGGTCGCGAACCATCCCGAGGCGCGTCTGGCGGGCGTGTGGGACGAGGATCGCTCCCGAGGAGAGGCCGCCGCGGCCCGCCATGGCACCCGCTACTTCGCCGAGCTGAACGCCCTGCTGCGGGAGTGCGACGCGGTGGGCGTCACGTCCGAGACCGCCCGACACGCCGATCTCGTGGAGGAAGCGGCCCGTGCCGGCGTGCACATCCTGTGCGAGAAGCCCATGGCTGCCACGCTCGCCGATTGCGACCGCATACAGCGTGCGGTCGAAGCGTCCGGGGTCGTGTTCATGCAGAACTTCCCCAAGCGCTTCGACCCGGTCAACCTCGACCTGGTCGCCCGAGTCCGGAGGGGCGATCTCGGTCACGTGGTCCTCGTGCGGATCCGACACGGCCATGGCAGAGGCCACCAGCCAGAGTTCTTGCGGCAGTGGTTTGTCGACCCCGACCTGGCCGGTGGCGGGGCGCTGCTGGACGAGGGCGTGCACGCCGCTGACTTTCTGCTGTGGCTGCTCGGTCCCCCTGAGCAGGTGACCGCGGTCGTGTCCCACCGGGCGCTGGGATTGCGGGCGGAAGACACAGCCGCGGCGATCTTCACCTTCCCGGAGGGCAGCCTGGCCGAGGTCGTCACGAGCTGGAGCTTCGCCGCGGCCGAGCAGTCCATCGAGGTGTACGGGACCGAGGGGACGGCCCTGCTGTCGGGCGTCGATCTGGCATCGCGGGACTTTGCGTGCCCTCCTCACCTGAAAGTCTTCCGGCGCGGCGGCACTGTTGGCACGTGGGAACCTTCGCCCGCAACCACGACCTTCGGCGGCCAGCGGTTCCATCAGAGCGGCCCCAGGCATTTCATCGAGTGCCTGCGCGGCGGCCGGCAGCCGCAGCTTGGCGTGGAGGAAGGCCGGCGCGCTGTGGAGATGGTCCTCGCAGCCTACCGCGCCGCAGCCAGCGGGCGCAGCGAGTCTGTGGTCTTTGCGAGGGCGCCGCGGTGA
- a CDS encoding ABC transporter permease: MSTRHASRRIGVSWSGVGAVLVVWQAVSTSGVIDPVVFPGPVEVVWAALTLAPPERVLVHVRSSLVRIVWGFALGAGLGVLIGVASGWYRRLGHVLRAPIELLRPIPPLAWIPMAIIWFGLGEASKVFIIFLGAFFPVVTNAHKGMIGIDPDLFRAAQTLGVRGWRLLLRVALPAVLPDLATGVRVGWSLSFGALVAAELIAADRGLGFMIMNARELGQISVIMYGIIVIGALNFLTDWLMRELLFKRRLRWHFGA; the protein is encoded by the coding sequence GTGAGCACGCGCCACGCCAGCCGCCGCATCGGGGTGTCGTGGTCCGGGGTCGGTGCCGTCCTGGTGGTCTGGCAGGCGGTATCCACCTCCGGGGTGATCGATCCGGTCGTCTTTCCCGGCCCGGTGGAGGTGGTATGGGCCGCGCTGACGCTGGCACCGCCCGAGCGGGTCCTCGTCCATGTCCGCAGCAGCCTGGTGCGCATCGTCTGGGGGTTTGCGCTTGGCGCCGGGTTGGGCGTGCTCATCGGTGTGGCGTCGGGGTGGTACCGACGGCTGGGCCACGTGCTGCGGGCGCCCATCGAACTGCTGCGGCCGATTCCGCCGCTGGCGTGGATTCCCATGGCCATCATCTGGTTTGGGCTCGGCGAAGCGTCGAAGGTCTTCATCATCTTCCTGGGCGCGTTCTTTCCGGTCGTGACCAACGCCCACAAGGGGATGATCGGCATCGACCCGGACCTGTTCCGCGCCGCCCAGACGCTGGGGGTGCGCGGCTGGCGGTTGCTCCTGCGCGTCGCGCTGCCGGCCGTGCTGCCGGACCTCGCCACGGGCGTCCGCGTCGGGTGGAGCCTCAGCTTTGGCGCCCTGGTCGCTGCTGAACTCATCGCCGCCGATCGCGGCCTGGGCTTCATGATCATGAACGCCCGCGAGCTGGGCCAGATCAGCGTGATCATGTACGGCATCATCGTGATTGGTGCACTGAACTTTCTCACCGACTGGTTGATGCGGGAACTGCTGTTCAAGCGGCGGTTGCGCTGGCATTTTGGGGCGTAA
- a CDS encoding Gfo/Idh/MocA family oxidoreductase: MSRKRPGFGIIGAGYISDYHIVGLREAGAEVLALCGRRAEAVRAKAMRYGIPYATTDPDALLAREDVDAVVIATPDSTHESLALAAVRAHKPMLIQKPMARNGAECRRILAAAEAAGVPVFVSFMHRYLEEVEQTRRLLVQGTLGPIHSVRQRNATPGAGWAAWFYRKADVGGGVVLQLGTHGIDLLRHLFGEIAAVWATTATFRRERVLDDGTVVYPDNEDHAVAVYRFASGLRAVHEMDYTEVAGTDRFRMEIYGERGTAWLRTERGRLAVAVPDATGKPAWSALDLPPERPGARQHAHLIAMLRGEVPPDDSGRAGLASVLVAEAIYRSAASGHWEDVERW; this comes from the coding sequence ATGAGCCGTAAGCGTCCCGGCTTCGGCATCATCGGCGCCGGGTACATCAGTGACTACCACATCGTGGGCCTGCGCGAGGCCGGCGCCGAGGTGCTGGCCCTGTGCGGGCGCCGGGCCGAGGCGGTGCGGGCCAAGGCGATGCGCTACGGTATTCCGTACGCCACCACCGACCCTGATGCGCTGCTGGCACGGGAGGACGTCGATGCGGTGGTGATCGCGACCCCCGATTCTACCCACGAGTCGCTCGCCCTGGCCGCAGTGCGCGCGCACAAACCGATGCTGATCCAGAAACCCATGGCGCGCAACGGGGCGGAGTGCCGGCGCATTCTGGCGGCGGCCGAGGCGGCCGGTGTGCCGGTCTTCGTGAGCTTCATGCACCGCTATCTGGAGGAAGTGGAGCAGACGCGCCGCCTGCTGGTCCAGGGGACGCTGGGGCCGATCCACAGCGTTCGTCAGCGCAACGCCACGCCGGGAGCCGGGTGGGCAGCCTGGTTCTACCGGAAGGCCGATGTGGGTGGGGGCGTCGTGCTGCAGCTCGGTACCCACGGGATCGACCTGCTGCGGCACCTGTTCGGAGAGATCGCGGCTGTCTGGGCCACGACGGCCACGTTCCGCCGGGAGCGCGTGCTGGACGACGGCACGGTGGTGTACCCCGACAACGAGGATCATGCGGTCGCGGTGTACCGCTTCGCGTCGGGCCTGCGGGCCGTACACGAGATGGACTACACCGAGGTAGCGGGCACCGACCGGTTCCGGATGGAAATCTACGGCGAGCGCGGCACGGCATGGCTGCGCACGGAGCGCGGGCGCCTGGCCGTGGCGGTGCCCGACGCGACCGGCAAGCCCGCGTGGTCTGCCCTCGACCTACCGCCCGAGCGCCCCGGGGCCAGACAGCACGCGCACCTGATCGCCATGCTGCGGGGCGAGGTGCCACCGGACGACTCGGGGCGGGCCGGCCTGGCATCGGTCCTTGTGGCCGAGGCGATCTACCGGTCGGCGGCCTCGGGCCACTGGGAGGACGTTGAGCGGTGGTGA
- a CDS encoding nitroreductase/quinone reductase family protein, giving the protein MAQASFASALERREEITIAVRGRRTGKTITLPVWFVHDRATLWLLPVRGSRSQWFKNVVATPTITVRAGRQRQTLPAYPVRDARTVRAVVRKFQAKYTPAEIARYYDVFDAAVRVPLGTAARSRRTRGSRRPA; this is encoded by the coding sequence ATGGCGCAGGCGTCATTCGCCAGCGCCCTGGAAAGGCGCGAGGAGATCACCATCGCCGTCCGCGGGCGGCGCACCGGCAAGACGATCACGCTGCCGGTCTGGTTCGTGCACGACCGCGCGACGCTCTGGTTGTTGCCGGTGCGGGGGTCGCGCAGCCAGTGGTTCAAGAACGTCGTGGCCACCCCCACGATCACGGTGCGGGCCGGCCGGCAGCGGCAGACCCTGCCCGCCTACCCGGTGAGGGACGCCAGGACCGTGAGGGCGGTGGTGCGGAAGTTCCAGGCCAAGTACACGCCAGCCGAGATCGCCCGGTACTACGACGTCTTCGACGCGGCGGTGCGCGTGCCGCTGGGGACGGCGGCGCGCAGCCGACGCACGCGGGGTAGCAGGCGCCCCGCCTGA
- the glnA gene encoding type I glutamate--ammonia ligase — translation MAIVGDRPTADVAASPEQVLAMARERGVQIVDLRFTDLFGMWQHFSIPVTELSADLFTDGIGFDGSSIRGFQHIHESDMILIGDPSTAVVDPLSRIPTMLLTCDVYDPVTRGRYTRDPRFIAQKAEEYVRKSGIATTVYFGPEAEFFVFDEVRYDQTANQAFYMVDSSEGIWNSGRDEKPNLGYKPRHKEGYFPVPPSDSLQEFRSELVLKMQEAGIEVEVHHHEVATAGQCEVDMRFKSLTRMGDQMQLYKYLVKMLARAHFKTATFMPKPLFGDNGSGMHCHQSLWKDGVNLFYDPRGYANLSQLARWYIGGLLKHSPALLAFAAPTTNSYRRLVPGFEAPVNLVYSKRNRSAAVRIPVYSSNPKAVRIEYRPPDPLANPYLAFAAMTMAGLDGIKHKIDPGEPMDVDLYELPPEEAAKVKQVPGSLDAALAALEADHAFLLEGDVFTKDVIETWIETKRRKEVDYIRLRPHPSEFYLYYDA, via the coding sequence ATGGCGATCGTGGGCGACCGCCCGACCGCCGACGTCGCGGCGAGTCCCGAGCAGGTCCTGGCCATGGCGCGCGAGCGGGGGGTCCAGATCGTGGACCTCCGGTTCACCGACCTGTTCGGCATGTGGCAGCACTTCTCGATCCCGGTCACCGAGCTGTCGGCCGACCTGTTCACCGACGGCATCGGCTTCGACGGCAGCAGCATCCGCGGCTTCCAGCACATCCACGAGTCGGACATGATCCTCATCGGGGATCCGTCCACGGCCGTGGTCGACCCGCTCAGCCGCATCCCCACCATGCTGCTGACGTGCGACGTCTACGATCCCGTCACCCGCGGCCGCTACACCCGCGACCCCCGGTTCATCGCCCAGAAGGCGGAGGAGTACGTGCGCAAGAGCGGCATCGCCACCACGGTGTACTTCGGGCCGGAGGCGGAGTTCTTCGTGTTCGACGAGGTCCGCTACGACCAGACCGCCAACCAGGCGTTCTACATGGTGGACAGCAGCGAGGGCATCTGGAACAGCGGGCGCGACGAGAAGCCCAACCTGGGCTACAAGCCGCGGCACAAGGAGGGCTACTTCCCCGTGCCGCCGTCGGACAGCCTGCAGGAGTTCCGCAGCGAGCTGGTCCTGAAGATGCAGGAGGCCGGCATCGAAGTCGAGGTGCACCACCACGAGGTGGCCACCGCCGGGCAGTGCGAGGTCGACATGCGCTTCAAGAGCCTGACCCGCATGGGCGACCAGATGCAGCTGTACAAGTACCTGGTGAAGATGCTGGCCCGCGCGCACTTCAAGACGGCCACCTTCATGCCCAAGCCCCTGTTCGGCGACAACGGCTCGGGCATGCACTGCCACCAGAGCCTGTGGAAGGACGGGGTGAACCTCTTCTACGATCCCCGCGGCTACGCCAACCTGAGCCAGCTGGCGCGGTGGTACATCGGCGGCCTGCTCAAGCACTCGCCTGCGCTGCTGGCGTTCGCGGCGCCCACGACCAACTCGTACCGGCGCCTGGTGCCCGGGTTCGAGGCACCGGTGAACCTGGTCTACTCCAAGCGCAACCGCAGCGCCGCCGTGCGCATCCCGGTCTACTCCAGCAACCCCAAGGCGGTGCGCATCGAGTACCGGCCGCCCGACCCCCTGGCCAACCCCTACCTGGCGTTCGCGGCCATGACCATGGCCGGGCTGGACGGCATCAAGCACAAGATCGACCCCGGGGAGCCCATGGACGTGGACCTGTACGAGCTGCCGCCCGAGGAAGCGGCCAAGGTCAAGCAGGTGCCCGGGTCGCTGGACGCGGCGCTCGCGGCGCTGGAGGCCGATCACGCCTTCCTGCTGGAGGGCGACGTGTTCACCAAGGACGTCATCGAGACCTGGATCGAGACCAAGCGCAGGAAAGAGGTCGACTACATCCGGCTGCGGCCCCACCCATCGGAGTTCTACCTGTACTACGACGCGTAA
- a CDS encoding ABC transporter permease, which produces MAASSRPQVVSRSGSAQRMVGVLTIATLLVAWEVAGRAGMLSPYHFPRPSRLLATLGDLVVVGFPVGVTVWQHVGATVARIVQGYVLAAVLAIPTGLVVGGTPALDQASAPVITFARSVATISLLPLAVAWFGVGELARVLLIAYGCFWVILTNVIEGVKSVDRELIRAGRVLGASPRQVFTRVVLPASTPRIFAGMKVALGLAFMVIVGVEMIGTIKGLGALIMEARTFYRSDAAMVGMVFIALFGYTLSRLLDRLERSLLPWSAGVEETGR; this is translated from the coding sequence ATGGCAGCATCTTCTAGGCCCCAGGTGGTGAGCCGCAGCGGGAGTGCCCAGCGCATGGTGGGGGTGCTCACCATCGCCACGTTGCTGGTCGCCTGGGAGGTCGCGGGCCGCGCTGGCATGCTCAGCCCGTACCACTTCCCGCGGCCATCGCGCCTGCTGGCCACCCTCGGGGATCTGGTCGTGGTCGGGTTTCCGGTGGGGGTGACCGTCTGGCAACACGTGGGAGCCACGGTGGCGCGGATCGTGCAGGGATACGTCCTGGCCGCGGTGCTGGCGATTCCGACCGGGTTGGTGGTGGGCGGTACGCCTGCGCTCGACCAGGCCTCGGCACCGGTCATCACGTTCGCCCGTTCGGTGGCCACGATCAGCTTGCTGCCCCTGGCGGTGGCGTGGTTTGGGGTGGGGGAGCTGGCTCGAGTGCTGCTCATTGCCTACGGATGCTTCTGGGTCATCCTGACCAACGTGATCGAGGGCGTCAAGTCCGTAGACCGGGAGCTGATCCGGGCGGGCCGCGTCTTGGGTGCCTCGCCCCGACAGGTATTCACCCGCGTGGTGCTCCCGGCTTCGACTCCTCGGATCTTCGCGGGCATGAAGGTCGCTTTGGGCCTGGCCTTCATGGTCATCGTGGGCGTGGAGATGATCGGGACGATCAAGGGTCTGGGCGCCCTGATCATGGAGGCGCGCACCTTCTACCGCAGTGACGCGGCCATGGTCGGTATGGTGTTCATCGCCCTGTTCGGCTACACGTTGTCCCGCCTGCTCGACAGGCTGGAGCGCAGCCTCCTGCCGTGGAGCGCGGGTGTGGAGGAGACGGGACGGTGA
- a CDS encoding ABC transporter permease gives MPSGRSTPLWRYAAGRLAQAVPLLAGVVVVNFTLIALAPGDPITTLLGEYPAPPDYVAQLRQEFGLDRPLPVRLVRYAWNVARGELGFSFAYRLPVATLVVGRLGNTLLLMATALCVAAVVGVALGVVAARRPGGGVDTAATGVALAGFSIPDFWLAQLLVLLFALTLGWLPAQGVRSVREEYTGLAAVVDVARHLVLPAAALSFRYMALIARLTRAAMLEALSQDFVLAARARGLAERVVLVQHGLRNAALPVVTVIGYNFAFVLAGSALVETVFGWPGVGRLLYDAILKRDTPVLLGVLLVVSATVVVVNLLTDLLYAVLDPRVRY, from the coding sequence GTGCCCTCGGGCCGTAGCACGCCGCTGTGGCGCTACGCGGCGGGCCGGCTGGCGCAGGCCGTCCCGCTGCTGGCCGGCGTCGTCGTCGTCAACTTCACGCTGATCGCGCTGGCGCCCGGCGACCCGATCACGACGCTGCTCGGCGAGTACCCCGCACCGCCCGACTACGTGGCGCAGCTGCGGCAGGAGTTCGGGCTCGACCGCCCCCTGCCCGTCCGCCTGGTGCGCTACGCGTGGAACGTCGCCCGCGGCGAGCTGGGGTTCTCGTTCGCGTACCGCCTGCCCGTGGCCACGCTGGTGGTCGGGCGCCTGGGCAACACCCTGCTGCTGATGGCCACCGCGCTGTGCGTCGCGGCCGTCGTGGGCGTCGCCCTGGGCGTGGTGGCGGCGCGCCGGCCCGGGGGCGGGGTGGACACGGCGGCGACCGGGGTGGCGCTGGCGGGCTTCTCGATCCCCGACTTCTGGCTGGCGCAGCTGCTGGTGCTGCTGTTCGCCCTGACGCTGGGCTGGCTGCCCGCGCAGGGCGTCCGCTCGGTGCGCGAGGAGTACACGGGGCTCGCGGCGGTCGTCGACGTGGCGCGCCACCTGGTCCTGCCGGCTGCGGCCCTGTCGTTCCGCTACATGGCGCTCATCGCCCGCCTGACCAGGGCGGCGATGCTGGAGGCCCTGAGCCAGGACTTCGTCCTGGCGGCCCGCGCCCGCGGGCTGGCCGAACGGGTCGTCCTGGTGCAGCACGGGCTGCGCAACGCCGCCCTCCCGGTCGTCACCGTGATCGGGTATAACTTCGCCTTCGTCCTGGCCGGCTCGGCGCTGGTCGAGACGGTGTTCGGCTGGCCGGGCGTGGGCCGGTTGCTCTACGACGCCATCCTCAAGCGCGACACGCCCGTGCTGCTGGGGGTGCTGCTGGTCGTCTCGGCCACGGTGGTCGTCGTCAACCTGCTGACCGACCTCCTCTACGCGGTCCTCGACCCGCGGGTGCGCTACTAG
- a CDS encoding DUF3604 domain-containing protein, whose amino-acid sequence MVPGYEGLKAYFGDLHSHCNVGYGYGAPEDAYANARLQLDFASVTAHAAWPDMPASDARLSDTIAYHQRGFAQAAARWPRLRAVTNAANDEGRFVTFLSYEWHSLRYGDYNVYYRDGDGEIVPAVDLEGLQAAIRELTAAGRPALLIPHHIGYRVGYRGIDWAAFAPECSPIVEIVSMHGVAESDDAPYPYLHTMGPRHGPSTMQHGLRLGKVFGVIGSTDHHAAHPGSHGWGRAGVWAAELTRQAIWEALRRRRTYALTGDRIVLAFAVNGQPMGSILGFARRRRIEVAVEAGGAIDYVDVVHNGRLLHRWTPAVRDDTSDSWKVALELGWGDRAVPVRWRVDLSVEHGRLLDVEPRLRGHDVVSPGGGSTEHLVLSAWERRGDRVLLETTTWGNPNPLTPGIQAISLHVAGAEATRIVGRINDQDVAVSLAALRDGAEVRYLGGFRTAAFRFGRAASRGEFSGSFALEHESEGEGDWYYVRVRQTNHQWAWSSPIWVGRSNA is encoded by the coding sequence ATGGTGCCGGGCTACGAAGGGCTCAAGGCGTACTTCGGTGACCTGCACAGTCACTGCAACGTCGGGTACGGCTACGGCGCGCCCGAGGACGCCTATGCCAACGCGCGGCTGCAGCTGGATTTCGCCAGCGTGACGGCCCACGCGGCCTGGCCGGACATGCCTGCTTCCGACGCTCGGCTGTCGGACACCATCGCGTATCACCAGCGCGGCTTCGCACAGGCAGCGGCCCGGTGGCCCCGCCTGCGGGCGGTGACCAATGCGGCCAACGACGAGGGGCGCTTTGTCACCTTCCTCAGCTACGAGTGGCACTCCCTGCGCTACGGTGACTACAACGTCTACTATCGGGACGGCGATGGCGAGATCGTGCCCGCGGTCGATCTGGAGGGGCTTCAGGCGGCGATACGGGAGCTGACCGCTGCGGGTCGACCCGCGCTCCTCATCCCCCATCACATCGGCTACCGGGTCGGCTACCGGGGCATCGATTGGGCAGCGTTTGCCCCGGAGTGCTCGCCCATCGTCGAAATCGTTTCCATGCACGGCGTCGCCGAGTCCGACGACGCCCCCTATCCGTATCTCCACACCATGGGCCCACGGCACGGCCCCAGCACCATGCAGCACGGCTTGCGGCTTGGGAAGGTGTTTGGTGTCATCGGATCCACCGACCACCACGCTGCCCATCCCGGGAGCCACGGATGGGGGCGCGCCGGAGTCTGGGCTGCCGAGCTGACGCGCCAGGCGATCTGGGAGGCGCTGCGGCGACGTAGGACGTACGCCTTGACCGGCGACCGTATTGTGCTGGCCTTTGCCGTCAACGGGCAGCCGATGGGATCAATCCTGGGTTTCGCCCGCCGCCGGCGTATCGAGGTGGCCGTTGAGGCTGGAGGTGCGATCGACTACGTCGATGTGGTGCACAATGGTCGGTTGCTTCATCGGTGGACACCCGCTGTGCGTGATGACACCTCCGACTCCTGGAAGGTGGCGCTGGAATTGGGGTGGGGGGATCGAGCCGTGCCCGTTCGATGGCGGGTCGACCTCAGCGTGGAGCACGGCCGGTTGTTGGACGTAGAACCGCGGCTGCGGGGCCACGACGTGGTGTCCCCCGGGGGAGGGAGTACTGAGCATCTCGTCCTGAGCGCATGGGAACGTCGTGGGGATCGGGTTCTGCTCGAGACCACCACCTGGGGCAACCCCAATCCGTTGACGCCCGGCATCCAGGCCATCAGCCTGCACGTCGCCGGCGCTGAGGCCACCCGGATTGTGGGGCGTATCAACGACCAAGACGTCGCCGTCTCGCTGGCCGCGCTCCGGGACGGCGCGGAGGTGCGCTATCTCGGGGGATTTCGCACAGCGGCGTTTCGGTTCGGCCGCGCAGCAAGCCGCGGCGAGTTTTCTGGATCCTTTGCGCTGGAGCATGAGAGCGAAGGTGAGGGCGACTGGTACTACGTCAGGGTACGCCAGACGAACCATCAGTGGGCCTGGAGCTCGCCCATCTGGGTAGGCAGGTCCAACGCATGA